CTGGGTAGACTGGGACAACATGGGGGCCGCCGGAGGCATCATCTCTTCGGTCAATGATATGGCTAATTGGATGCGTATGAACCTTAATAACGGTATCTGGCAAGGTGACACCATTCTTTCCCGTGAACAGCAAAATGTCCTATGGACACCCCATAATAATTTCGTATTGACCGATCTATCAAGAACACAGATACCAGGAAGGCACTTCAATGGATATGGGCTGGGCTGGGGATTATATGATTATCATGGTCGGATGGTGGTTACTCACAGTGGCGGATATGATGGCATGTATTCACGCGTGGCGATGATGCCGGATGAAAACCTGGGCATTGTGATCCTGACCAACAGCATGTCCGGGATCACTTTTCCACTGACCATGAAATTGATCAATGATTTCATCAAAGAAGATCAACGAGACTGGTCACAGGAATTCCTGAACAGACCTTCCGAAGGAACAGATCCGATCAAAGAACGAAAGGCTGCAAAAATCTCCAATACTAAACCAAGCCTACCCATCTCAGCCTACACAGGTGTCTATGATGCGCCTATGCACGGAGACATCACCATCAAAGAAGAGGACGGTGAATTAAGACTCCATTTTGATCGAGCAGCATTGTTGTCAGCGACCTTAAAGCACTGGCATAATGACACCTGGGAGATCCTTTGGGATGAAACCCATGCCTGGTTCGATTTCGGCACGGTACAATTCGAATTGGATCACAATGCAAAGGTCACTGGAATGGAAATTGACGTACCCAATTACGACATCTTCTTTCACGAGATTGAAACCAAAAAGCGAGAGTGATATTTGTGACATAACCACCCTTAAGTACTGGTAACGTCTGATTTCTGATAGTTTATTTGTTCAAAAGGAGAATTCAGCAGCCACTCAAAATGGTTTCAAAACCTTCAGGTACCAAGTCCGTATGATACAACTTGTCCATAATGGACATTTTTATATCATCCACAAAATCACACCATTCCGGAGATGAAGCTCAACTTTTTGCAGGTTACAATGATAGTCCTGCTGTCTGTTTGTATACTTTCTTGCCAAAAAGCAAAACAACCCATTCGAATAGCCACTTATACCTATGCAACCAACAACCGGATCAATAATTTAACTCATTTTGCAAAAGCTTTAGAAGCTGAAATGAAAAGACCTGTTGAAGTACAAAGCTATCCTGATGTTGCATCATTCATCGAAGGCATAAAATCGGATCAGGTCGACGTAGGTTTCATCAATACCTTAGGATATTTACTCCTGGCGCGGGACAATGAATATATGGACCCAATCGCTACGCTAAAGGTAAAAGAAGATGCTGTAGACAATTACAAAACTGTTCTTTTAACAAATAATGAAAGGGTGACGGACCTGGAGGCAATATCAGCAAACGCCAATACCTTATCCATGATGTTCGTTGCACCTGGGTCTACTTCTGGTAATTTGGTACCCAGGCTTATGCTAAGTGCGATAGGCATAAAGCAGCCTGAAGCTACTTTCAGTAAAGTAGCGTATGGAGGTAATCATACCTCCACTTTTGATCTATTGAAAGAAGGAGTAACTGATCTATGTGCCATAGGCAGCAATGAATATTACAAGCAAATCGCGGCTGATTCAAGTTTAGGTGCATCAACCCAATTGCTGTGGATTTCCGAAGAAATTCCTCTGGGACCAGTTTTATTAAACAAGCGCTTTTCATCGTCTGACCGAACCAGAATGACAGCATTGATCCTGAAACTCCACGAAGCGGACCCCCAGGCACTGGCATCCATCAAAGATGGTTGGTCCGAGGCAAAACAGGCAGAAAAGTTTCATGCCATCACCGACAAGTATTACGATAACTTTCGCATGGTAAACGGTAATCGTACCGACCTGTCGAACATATTGAAACAATTTGTACAGTAACCTAAATCAGCCAAATTTGATGTCATAAACATCACGAATTGGAGCAAGCACTACAAACCGATTACAAAATTCGGATCAACCGGGTTTTTGAATACATTGAAACCCATCTGGATGGCGACCTCTCGCTAGGTACCCTGGCAGAAATTGGATATTTCTCCTCGTTTCATTTTCATCGGGTTTTTAAAGCCATTACCAGCGAAACCGTCAATGAATATGTGACCAGAAAGCGATTGGAAAGGTCGGCATTGGACTTACTCCATAAAGATCAGGGCATTTCAGAGGTCGCCCTGAAGTATGGTTTCAATGACAACTCCTCATTTACCCGAGCCTTTAAAAAGTTTTACGGTTCCAGCCCTTCAGCGTTTAGAAAAGACCATCCGCATCGGTTTAGCAAGATTCGTCAACTAGAAAGCAAGAATGGTCAAAGCTACCCTGACCAGGAAAAATACCTTCGTGTCATTGATAAACTTAAAAATTGGATTTCCATGAATGCGAAGATCAAAGTTGAAGAAATGCCTGCAATGGAGTTGGCCTATGTGGCCTGTACCGGACCTGAGAACATGCCTGCGGCCTATCAGAAGCTTATCCGTTGGGCTACACCAAAGGGCTTAATCGAAGGTGGTAAGCTCGTAACGATCTACTATGACAGTTACAAAGTGACGGAATCAAGCAAAGTGCGAATGAGTGCTTGTCTACTCCTGAATCAACCAACAGAAACTGACGGTGAAATTGGACTTACTTCTATCAAATCGGGAAAATGTATCATTGGTAGTTTTGAAATTGGCATGCATGAATATGAGCAATCCTGGACGGGACTATTTGTTTGGATGAACGAAAACGGTTATCAAAAGGCGGATCGTGAACCCTTCGAAATCTATCACAACGACTTCAATCAGCACCCGGAGAAGAAATCCATCGTAGATTTCTGTATTCCTGTTTTTTGATCTCTCCTGAAATCAGAGTCCTCTTCGAGTGACTCTGATGAGTTCTTAGCAAAGACGATGGCATCATTCTTGTGGATTTTTCACAGGATTGACCTAACTTTTATGATCTTTCGCCCAAACAACATGTTAAAACTCTTCATTCTCTTCCTCGGCCTGTCTCCCATATTCGTAGAAGCTCAAATCAAAAGAGGCCAATTAATCTATTGGTCGCGAGAACGCCAATTACAATGGTCGGACTTTAGGTATAGAGAACCCGTGAGTATTCATACAGCAAATGCATCAACCGCCATAAGAATCTCCGTCGATCCGTATGAAAAGGATGATCTTCCGGACTATCAAATCACCTTCAGATTCAATCGCAGCCTTTCCTGGACCACCGACAGCACTTCTCTCGATTTGCTAAAGCACGAACAATACCACTTTGACATTTATGAGCTTTATGCCAGGAGGATTCGAGCGAGCATTCTAGCATTGAGAGATGCTGGAGTTGAGGATAAGGAAAAGTATACCAATGAGATCACACGATTACTGAATGAATGCAAGTTATTTCAAGAAGAATATGACAAGCAAACGGCTCATGGGTTTATAAAAACGCAACAAGAATCATGGCAGGTTCGTGTTGATTACCTACTCAGTGAACTGCAGGAATTATCAACTGAAAACACAATTCTTGCGGCTACTGATCCCTAAACCTTCAGGCCCAACGACCGGAATCATACAGTCGGGTAGCTATCCAGCCACCGATCACCATCTCGATCCAACTCAAAGGAAGGGCAACCAGTAAAATCTCCCAATTGGATAATCCCATATTCGCGGAGGCCACCCAAAATATGACAAAGACAGCAGCCCAAACCAAGGTAGCAGATGTCAGTATCGACTTCATGCTACTCCCAAATACTTGTCCATAAAGCCAAACCACAAATACCAGCACGCCTGTCAATAAAATATCCCAAAGTCCC
This DNA window, taken from Cytophagales bacterium, encodes the following:
- a CDS encoding serine hydrolase, yielding MKRIALLVLSLFLVLYVQGQPNFKKTRKYLEQARTDWGVPGMAVAIVKDGNVVFSEGFGQLKNGGKQDVDRDTQFAIASNTKAFVASALATLVAEGKISWDDKVTQYLPYFRLYDAYASAETTVRDLLCHRVGLGTFSGDVIWYKSDFTAEEVIKRIQYIPQAYSFRAGYGYSNLMFITAGEVIKAVTGKSWADYVASTFLQPLQMNRTITSVNQIKNNDNVATPHKPVDDKNQPIAWVDWDNMGAAGGIISSVNDMANWMRMNLNNGIWQGDTILSREQQNVLWTPHNNFVLTDLSRTQIPGRHFNGYGLGWGLYDYHGRMVVTHSGGYDGMYSRVAMMPDENLGIVILTNSMSGITFPLTMKLINDFIKEDQRDWSQEFLNRPSEGTDPIKERKAAKISNTKPSLPISAYTGVYDAPMHGDITIKEEDGELRLHFDRAALLSATLKHWHNDTWEILWDETHAWFDFGTVQFELDHNAKVTGMEIDVPNYDIFFHEIETKKRE
- a CDS encoding PhnD/SsuA/transferrin family substrate-binding protein, with the translated sequence MIVLLSVCILSCQKAKQPIRIATYTYATNNRINNLTHFAKALEAEMKRPVEVQSYPDVASFIEGIKSDQVDVGFINTLGYLLLARDNEYMDPIATLKVKEDAVDNYKTVLLTNNERVTDLEAISANANTLSMMFVAPGSTSGNLVPRLMLSAIGIKQPEATFSKVAYGGNHTSTFDLLKEGVTDLCAIGSNEYYKQIAADSSLGASTQLLWISEEIPLGPVLLNKRFSSSDRTRMTALILKLHEADPQALASIKDGWSEAKQAEKFHAITDKYYDNFRMVNGNRTDLSNILKQFVQ
- a CDS encoding AraC family transcriptional regulator; translation: MEQALQTDYKIRINRVFEYIETHLDGDLSLGTLAEIGYFSSFHFHRVFKAITSETVNEYVTRKRLERSALDLLHKDQGISEVALKYGFNDNSSFTRAFKKFYGSSPSAFRKDHPHRFSKIRQLESKNGQSYPDQEKYLRVIDKLKNWISMNAKIKVEEMPAMELAYVACTGPENMPAAYQKLIRWATPKGLIEGGKLVTIYYDSYKVTESSKVRMSACLLLNQPTETDGEIGLTSIKSGKCIIGSFEIGMHEYEQSWTGLFVWMNENGYQKADREPFEIYHNDFNQHPEKKSIVDFCIPVF
- a CDS encoding DUF922 domain-containing protein → MLKLFILFLGLSPIFVEAQIKRGQLIYWSRERQLQWSDFRYREPVSIHTANASTAIRISVDPYEKDDLPDYQITFRFNRSLSWTTDSTSLDLLKHEQYHFDIYELYARRIRASILALRDAGVEDKEKYTNEITRLLNECKLFQEEYDKQTAHGFIKTQQESWQVRVDYLLSELQELSTENTILAATDP